From the Kogia breviceps isolate mKogBre1 chromosome 10, mKogBre1 haplotype 1, whole genome shotgun sequence genome, the window CGCGAAGGCTCCTGTGCGGCCCACCCCGGAGCTGCGGCAGGAAGGGGCTGTGAGGCCAGCCCAGGAGCCCCCAGAGGAGGGCCGCTCGGGAGCTACCCACACCTACCTGCAGTGGACGACAACGGGCGTGTGCAGGGGGCGCTGATGCAGGTAATGAGCGTGCACCTCCTGGATGAAGTGCAGCAGGTTGCTGGGGCTGTCTGGCAGGCCTCTGCGGGGTGGGGCGGCGTCTCTGAGCCAGACCTGATCCAAGGCTGCACCACCCTCCCAGCCCCCCCAACCACCGCCCAGGGCAGCAGACGCACAACTCCGGCCATGTGGGGAAGTGGAGGTGCACGAGCGAGCGCTTGAGGCTCTGGTCCCGGAACTGCAGGCTCAGCACCCGCTCCACGTGGGTCTCGGTGGTGCGGACACTGCTCAGGGCCAAGCTCAGGGCACCGTGCACCATGGGCTGGCCTCTCTCGGTAGGGAAGTAGCGAGCCACCTTTTGCTGAAGGACAAGCAGGGCAGTTAGGGCTGGTTTTCCAGTTTCCCTGCTGGGCACCCACCCAACCTCTCCCTCTCACCTTTTCCATCTCAGCCTCGGACACGAGCATCACAATGACTGACACTTTCTGCTCATGCACCATGAGCCAGAAGTCAGCAGCTGTGCCAGGCAGGGGAGCCTGGGTGGCCACCAAAGGTGGGCAGTATGGTGAGAGCCCCTCCACGCGGCTGGCGTTGATGTAGTCGTCCTTGCCCGAGCGCAGCACCACACGGTTGCTGTCGTAGGGCATGACGTCCTGGTGCCGGTTCTTCAGTGAGTAGCAGCGGGCGATGGCGATGGAACGGCCACGAGCATCGTGCTCCTGTGCGTCTTGCAGCTCCCGCCAGACAGCGTCCAGAGCCCCTGCATCGCCCAGCTGGCCCCGAAAGGCCTCCAGCTCCTGCTGcaactgctgcagcctctccggGTGCTCGTAGGGGTCCTGCTCTATCAGCCGCAGGGCCTGTGGCCGCCGGCCCTCAGCCGCATCCACCTTAGTAGGCTGCAGCAGGGGCTGCCCACCTCCAGGAGGCTGAGCACCTCCATGCTGACTCTCAGGGCTGGAGGAGAGCAGATCTGCACTCGCAGCACCTCGGCGCAGACACACGGCTGGCTCTGCTGCAGGGGGCCGAGGAGGGACGGGGCCGGGCCCCGGTGATGGGGTAGGTGAAGGCAccaggtggggagtgggggtgggctgGCTGGCAGGTGGAGGGCCTTGAATggagaggggcggggcctgggggccCAGGGGCCTGGGGGAAGGCGCAGGACCATATGccagggtgggatggggaggctgagggggcccagggctggggaaaGGCAGCGCCCCTGAGTGTGGGGGCAGAGGGTCCTGAGAGGGGCCTGGGTAAATCTGGGTGTGCAGGGTGGGCGGTGGCTGCCCCAGGACACCAGGCTGAGGGGCAAAGGGATAGGGGGTCTGTGGGGGTACCAGTCCCGGAGCCTGGGGTGGGAAGAGGTGCGGATGCTGGAGTGGaaggggctgctggggaggctggggcccAAACACTGCTCGTGTGGGGTGAGGCTGGGGCCCAGTCCTCGGGGCTGAAAAACCTGTGGGCATCCCAGGAGAAAAGTGGTGCTGGGCTGGGGGAGCTGCGAGGGGTGGCTTGGCCGCCATCGGGTAGGTGTAGGCCACAGGCAGTGGCTGGGGGGGCGGCCCCGGGAAGCGGGGCCGGGGAGGAGCAGGGGCAGGGTTTGGCCGTGGTGCCATGTGGCTGGAGATGGGGGCCTGGATGCTATCTACTGTGGTGGTGGCTGGCCGAATCCCCACGGCCAACTCAGGGCCTGAGAACtggggaggtggggctgaggGCAGGCCTGCAGCCTGTGGGGTGGGCCCCACCCCCCCATAGGGACTGCTCACCATGCCATGCTGCGGCGAGGATCGTGGCACAAGGCCCAGCTCTGGTGTGTAGGCCCCGGCTGTGTAGAGAGCAGGTCCAGGTGCCATGGCCACCACAGGGTGCCCTAGGCCCTGGGGAGCCCTGGGCTGCAACAACTGGGCGGGGCCCGAGTAGGTACCAGGTGGTAAGGCGCCTGAGAGATAGTGGGGTCCTGGGCCTGCAGAGCTGGGGAAGGGGCCGGGGGGGAAGTGGAGTGGGGCAGCGGCCCCCAGGTAGGTGTCGGGGGGCAGGCTGCGCAGCTCCTCAGGCAGGTCTCCGGCCTCCACTGCCTCGCCCTCCTCCCTGCGGGGCAGCAGCGGCTTTGGGGCCGTGGGTCGTGGTGGcggcttcttcttcagttccctGTAGGACGAGGTAGGGAAGAAGTGGAGCCACACACCCCCTCAGCCCGACCTCAGTCTGGGCTGCAGCCGCACCCCGGCCCCGGGGCCACACTCACCTGTCCAGGAGCTGCTGGCGGGCTGCCTCGCGGGCCTGGCAGGTGGACTGGGCCCGTTCCAGGAGAGCGGCCACCTTGCTCTCCAGGTCTGCATAGAAGTCCTTGCCCTCCTGGGACTTCTTCATCAGGTCTTCATAGGCTTCATAGGAGGCCACCAGGGTCTGCAGCGTGGAGTTCCACCTGGCAGGCAGAAGGGCCAGCAGGAGGTGAGTAACGAGCCCAGCTCTGGGCAGGACTGGGTCGAGGCACAAGGCCAGACACTGACTTTTGGTCCAGTTCACTGAGCACCCGCCGCACAGATGCATACTGCACATTGGCCTCTGTCAGTGCCCGGAGAATGTTGTCCTGGGCGGCCAGGTTCTGCTCCAGGTACACCCTCAGCTGGTCATACTTCTTCAGCTGCTCCTCAAACAGCTTCTGAGGGAgtgtgttggggggtggaggACAGACACTCAGGGCCTCACCACCTAAGGGTGGAGCCTAGAGTCAGCCCCTGCACACTGCTCACCCAGCCCCACCTTTATCTCTGAGTGGTCTGTGGTAACCAATGATGCCGTGATGTCATCCTTCTGGATAAGCTCACGCAGCTGCTGCTCCAGGGACACACGCTGGTCCCGCATCTCCTGCACCTTGGCCAGGATGCGCTTCAGGTTCTGCAGCACTGCCTTGTCCTCTGGGAGCGGCAGTGGTCAGTGAGGCCAGAGAAAACCCCAGCACCAAGCCTCTCCCCACAGGGACAGGAAGGGGGCTCACCTGGGGTGAGGGCTGGTGTGGGCAGGGCGGCCCGGACCTGGTCCAGAGGCCCACTGAGCAGGCGCAGGTTGCCAACATGCAGATTCATGGCGCGGTGCAGCTCACTGTTGGTGAAGGAGGCCTTCTCGTGAACCTCCATGTACTTGGCCCATTCTCGCCTCACCTCTGCCAGCTCGGCCTTGGAGACAGCCGTGCTGGCCCCTGCCTGGCTCACTGCCTCCTGCATCTTCTGTTCTAGCAGCTCATCCTCCTCCAGCAGGTCCCTGATGTCCTTCAGGGAGGCTTCCACATCCGTGAACACACCTGACAGCACTGGGGGCATGTTTAGAGGACGTGGGGTCAGCTCCTGTGGCAGGCAGACCAGGCATCCAATCTGGCCCATCCCCCAGGAGACAGAACTGCCCCCTCAGTCAGGCTTGTGTGCAGCCCAGTGCAGACAGAGGGCACACGGGGTGCGGTGGGTTCACCAAAGTGTGCGGTGGGTGCTGTGACAGGTGCTGGGAGAGGTGAAAACCTCCATCCCTGGTCAACAAGGGATACAGAGAAGGCCGCAGCAGGTGACTCCCACGTTCCCGTCCTCCACCTGCTTGCTTTTCCTCCCTCACTCACCTTGCATGGACTGGACGAGGTTCCTGACAGTGTCTGGCCGGACACTGAGAGCCGCACACTTCTCCATGAGCTGGGGTGGGATGTGGCTGTAGGCATCAAGGTTGTCCACTGTCTCGGGATCCAGCTGCATTGAATCCATGAACTGGCTGTTGGGGGGCAACGGGACCAGGTGGGTGCTGGCTCAACCCCTCAGTTACACGAGGAGCCCACGAGGGTAACCCCCACCACTGAGGCAAGGTCTGAGGTCCTAGCAGACAACAAATCAGCGCCCCAACTGCCACCACAGAACATGCCCAGGGCACTGCTGAAAACGATGGGACATCTTCCTCTCAAGATGCGTGACTCTCGACCTACAAATCTAGCATACAAGACCCTGGGCAGGGAGGGTGCAGCCAGG encodes:
- the PTPN23 gene encoding tyrosine-protein phosphatase non-receptor type 23 isoform X2; this encodes MEAVPRMPMIWLDLKEAGDFHFQPAVKKFVQKNYGENPEAYNEELKKLELLRQNAVRVPRDFEGCSVLRKYLGQLHYLQSRVPMGSGQEAAVSVTWTEIFSGKSVAHEDIKYEQACILYNLGALHSMLGAMDKRMSEEGMKVSCTHFQCAAGAFAYLREHFPHAYSVDMSRQILTLNVNLMLGQAQECLLEKSMLDNRKSFLVARISAQVVDYYKEACRALENPDTASLLGRIQKDWKKLLHMGKQAEEQQKFGERVAYFQSALDKLNEAIKLAKGQPDTVQDALRFTMDVIGGKYNSAKKDNDFIYHEAVPALDTLQPVKGAPLVKPLPVNPTDPAVTGPDIFTKLVPMAAHEASSLYSEEKAKLLREMMAKIEDKNEVLDQFMDSMQLDPETVDNLDAYSHIPPQLMEKCAALSVRPDTVRNLVQSMQVLSGVFTDVEASLKDIRDLLEEDELLEQKMQEAVSQAGASTAVSKAELAEVRREWAKYMEVHEKASFTNSELHRAMNLHVGNLRLLSGPLDQVRAALPTPALTPEDKAVLQNLKRILAKVQEMRDQRVSLEQQLRELIQKDDITASLVTTDHSEIKKLFEEQLKKYDQLRVYLEQNLAAQDNILRALTEANVQYASVRRVLSELDQKWNSTLQTLVASYEAYEDLMKKSQEGKDFYADLESKVAALLERAQSTCQAREAARQQLLDRELKKKPPPRPTAPKPLLPRREEGEAVEAGDLPEELRSLPPDTYLGAAAPLHFPPGPFPSSAGPGPHYLSGALPPGTYSGPAQLLQPRAPQGLGHPVVAMAPGPALYTAGAYTPELGLVPRSSPQHGMVSSPYGGVGPTPQAAGLPSAPPPQFSGPELAVGIRPATTTVDSIQAPISSHMAPRPNPAPAPPRPRFPGPPPQPLPVAYTYPMAAKPPLAAPPAQHHFSPGMPTGFSAPRTGPQPHPTRAVFGPQPPQQPLPLQHPHLFPPQAPGLVPPQTPYPFAPQPGVLGQPPPTLHTQIYPGPSQDPLPPHSGALPFPSPGPPQPPHPTLAYGPAPSPRPLGPQAPPLSIQGPPPASQPTPTPHLVPSPTPSPGPGPVPPRPPAAEPAVCLRRGAASADLLSSSPESQHGGAQPPGGGQPLLQPTKVDAAEGRRPQALRLIEQDPYEHPERLQQLQQELEAFRGQLGDAGALDAVWRELQDAQEHDARGRSIAIARCYSLKNRHQDVMPYDSNRVVLRSGKDDYINASRVEGLSPYCPPLVATQAPLPGTAADFWLMVHEQKVSVIVMLVSEAEMEKQKVARYFPTERGQPMVHGALSLALSSVRTTETHVERVLSLQFRDQSLKRSLVHLHFPTWPELGLPDSPSNLLHFIQEVHAHYLHQRPLHTPVVVHCSSGVGRTGAFALLYAAVQEVEAGSGIPELPQLVRRMRQQRKHMLQEKLHLRFCHEAVVKHVEQVLQRHGMPLPCKPSAGTSVTQKNHLPQDSQDLVLGGDVPISSIQATIAKLSIRPTGGLDSPAAGLPGPVEPPGLPPPSLPESTQLPSSSPPPLSSPLSEVPQPEEEQPVPEVPSLGPPSSSLELLASLTPEAFSLDSSLRGKQRMSKQNFLQAHNGQGLRAARPTDDPLSLLDPLWTLNKT
- the PTPN23 gene encoding tyrosine-protein phosphatase non-receptor type 23 isoform X1 gives rise to the protein MEAVPRMPMIWLDLKEAGDFHFQPAVKKFVQKNYGENPEAYNEELKKLELLRQNAVRVPRDFEGCSVLRKYLGQLHYLQSRVPMGSGQEAAVSVTWTEIFSGKSVAHEDIKYEQACILYNLGALHSMLGAMDKRMSEEGMKVSCTHFQCAAGAFAYLREHFPHAYSVDMSRQILTLNVNLMLGQAQECLLEKSMLDNRKSFLVARISAQVVDYYKEACRALENPDTASLLGRIQKDWKKLVQMKIYYFAAVAHLHMGKQAEEQQKFGERVAYFQSALDKLNEAIKLAKGQPDTVQDALRFTMDVIGGKYNSAKKDNDFIYHEAVPALDTLQPVKGAPLVKPLPVNPTDPAVTGPDIFTKLVPMAAHEASSLYSEEKAKLLREMMAKIEDKNEVLDQFMDSMQLDPETVDNLDAYSHIPPQLMEKCAALSVRPDTVRNLVQSMQVLSGVFTDVEASLKDIRDLLEEDELLEQKMQEAVSQAGASTAVSKAELAEVRREWAKYMEVHEKASFTNSELHRAMNLHVGNLRLLSGPLDQVRAALPTPALTPEDKAVLQNLKRILAKVQEMRDQRVSLEQQLRELIQKDDITASLVTTDHSEIKKLFEEQLKKYDQLRVYLEQNLAAQDNILRALTEANVQYASVRRVLSELDQKWNSTLQTLVASYEAYEDLMKKSQEGKDFYADLESKVAALLERAQSTCQAREAARQQLLDRELKKKPPPRPTAPKPLLPRREEGEAVEAGDLPEELRSLPPDTYLGAAAPLHFPPGPFPSSAGPGPHYLSGALPPGTYSGPAQLLQPRAPQGLGHPVVAMAPGPALYTAGAYTPELGLVPRSSPQHGMVSSPYGGVGPTPQAAGLPSAPPPQFSGPELAVGIRPATTTVDSIQAPISSHMAPRPNPAPAPPRPRFPGPPPQPLPVAYTYPMAAKPPLAAPPAQHHFSPGMPTGFSAPRTGPQPHPTRAVFGPQPPQQPLPLQHPHLFPPQAPGLVPPQTPYPFAPQPGVLGQPPPTLHTQIYPGPSQDPLPPHSGALPFPSPGPPQPPHPTLAYGPAPSPRPLGPQAPPLSIQGPPPASQPTPTPHLVPSPTPSPGPGPVPPRPPAAEPAVCLRRGAASADLLSSSPESQHGGAQPPGGGQPLLQPTKVDAAEGRRPQALRLIEQDPYEHPERLQQLQQELEAFRGQLGDAGALDAVWRELQDAQEHDARGRSIAIARCYSLKNRHQDVMPYDSNRVVLRSGKDDYINASRVEGLSPYCPPLVATQAPLPGTAADFWLMVHEQKVSVIVMLVSEAEMEKQKVARYFPTERGQPMVHGALSLALSSVRTTETHVERVLSLQFRDQSLKRSLVHLHFPTWPELGLPDSPSNLLHFIQEVHAHYLHQRPLHTPVVVHCSSGVGRTGAFALLYAAVQEVEAGSGIPELPQLVRRMRQQRKHMLQEKLHLRFCHEAVVKHVEQVLQRHGMPLPCKPSAGTSVTQKNHLPQDSQDLVLGGDVPISSIQATIAKLSIRPTGGLDSPAAGLPGPVEPPGLPPPSLPESTQLPSSSPPPLSSPLSEVPQPEEEQPVPEVPSLGPPSSSLELLASLTPEAFSLDSSLRGKQRMSKQNFLQAHNGQGLRAARPTDDPLSLLDPLWTLNKT